From a region of the Acidicapsa acidisoli genome:
- the mtnA gene encoding S-methyl-5-thioribose-1-phosphate isomerase — protein MILTLEWTSEGVRFIDQTKLPLEETYVLATSYQQVADIIVTMVVRGAPAIGVSAAMGIALGAKQTKAATTEEFVPEFEQICSLLAGTRPTAVNLFWAIDRMKALFAELRTQGTSLAEVQQALLADALAMYDEDIAACKAMGAYGAELMPDEGGVLTHCNAGALATCGYGTALGVIRGAVERGKQIHVYADETRPFLQGARLTAWELMADGIPTTVLCDNMAASMMRQGRIQAVVVGADRIAANGDVANKIGTYSVAILAKEHGIPFYVAAPWSTIDRATATGDAIPIEERNAVEVTHHGGKQLTPHGVGICNPAFDVTPAKYVTAIITERGVLRAPYSESLETMEMATR, from the coding sequence ATGATTCTTACTCTCGAATGGACCTCCGAAGGCGTCCGGTTTATTGACCAGACCAAGCTCCCACTGGAAGAAACCTACGTGCTGGCGACCAGCTACCAGCAGGTGGCGGACATCATCGTCACCATGGTGGTGCGTGGAGCGCCTGCCATCGGCGTCTCCGCAGCCATGGGCATCGCCCTTGGCGCGAAGCAGACCAAAGCTGCGACGACCGAAGAGTTTGTTCCCGAGTTCGAACAGATCTGCTCCCTGCTTGCGGGAACTCGTCCCACGGCGGTCAATCTCTTCTGGGCGATCGACCGGATGAAGGCGCTTTTCGCAGAGTTACGCACGCAGGGGACGAGCCTTGCCGAAGTGCAGCAAGCGTTACTGGCCGATGCGCTCGCCATGTACGACGAAGACATCGCCGCCTGCAAGGCTATGGGGGCATATGGCGCGGAGCTGATGCCGGATGAGGGCGGAGTCCTTACGCATTGCAACGCGGGCGCACTGGCCACCTGCGGCTACGGAACGGCGCTGGGAGTGATTCGCGGAGCTGTCGAGCGCGGCAAGCAGATTCACGTGTACGCCGACGAAACGCGGCCGTTTCTGCAAGGCGCGCGACTTACCGCCTGGGAGCTGATGGCGGACGGGATTCCAACTACGGTCCTATGCGATAACATGGCGGCGAGCATGATGCGCCAGGGCCGCATTCAGGCTGTTGTTGTGGGAGCGGATCGCATCGCGGCCAATGGTGATGTGGCCAACAAGATCGGCACTTACTCGGTCGCCATCCTGGCTAAGGAGCATGGAATTCCGTTCTATGTGGCTGCGCCATGGTCCACGATTGACCGTGCGACCGCAACTGGTGACGCCATTCCGATCGAAGAGCGCAATGCGGTGGAGGTTACCCACCACGGCGGCAAGCAGCTCACGCCGCATGGCGTGGGCATCTGCAACCCGGCCTTCGATGTTACTCCAGCGAAGTATGTGACGGCCATCATCACGGAGCGAGGCGTGCTGCGCGCTCCATATTCGGAATCGCTCGAAACTATGGAAATGGCGACGCGATAA
- a CDS encoding ribosome hibernation promotion factor, which produces MEVEFTARQVKISKVLKTGAEEGIERIALVLGRITSAALTFRAERHLQIVEIALQSRHHSIVSKGESASQESALREALAHAELQAQRFRDRVRTRKRLPKVAPTAEARAPRKTARARLEAVAAEPEPEQNGHRPAIARPPGKQTKAAITVHSFPGKPAVVEPHILSAHEALAIRPMTIEEAVKEAEFRDRDLLVFRNMSGELFVLHRRRDGKMELVEVP; this is translated from the coding sequence ATGGAAGTCGAATTCACAGCAAGACAGGTCAAGATTTCCAAGGTTTTGAAGACTGGCGCGGAAGAGGGAATTGAACGAATTGCCTTGGTTTTGGGCAGAATTACCTCCGCCGCGCTAACGTTTCGGGCAGAGCGGCACTTGCAGATCGTCGAAATCGCGCTGCAAAGCCGCCATCACAGCATCGTGTCAAAAGGCGAATCCGCGAGCCAGGAGTCGGCCCTGCGCGAAGCACTGGCGCATGCCGAGTTGCAGGCGCAGCGTTTTCGCGACCGGGTGAGGACGCGTAAGCGGCTCCCCAAAGTCGCTCCTACCGCCGAGGCGCGGGCTCCACGCAAAACGGCCCGGGCGCGACTGGAAGCGGTAGCCGCCGAACCCGAGCCGGAGCAAAACGGACATCGCCCGGCAATCGCCCGTCCGCCGGGAAAACAAACCAAGGCCGCAATCACCGTACATTCCTTTCCGGGCAAGCCTGCCGTCGTCGAGCCGCATATACTCAGCGCTCATGAGGCTCTCGCGATCCGCCCCATGACCATAGAAGAGGCGGTCAAAGAGGCTGAATTTCGCGACCGCGACCTCCTCGTTTTTCGCAATATGTCGGGAGAGCTGTTTGTTCTCCATCGCCGCCGGGACGGGAAGATGGAACTGGTAGAAGT
- a CDS encoding sodium:solute symporter family protein produces the protein MLLYFVFVLGIGFALKRFMKTSKDFFQAGRALPAWICGLAFISANLGAQEVIGMGASGAKYGIATSHFYWIGAIPAMIFVGIFMMPFYYGSKARSVPEFLRLRFDEKTRALNACSFAVMTVFSSGISMYAMARLIQTLHVFDYIFLSAGLPLGWIFHFSILLSAIIVLGYIFLGGLTSAIYNEVLQFFLIIAGFLPLVLIGLKSVGGWEGLKAKMPNPHYLHSWQGMAHANTNPLGVEWFGLAMGLGFVLSFGYWCTDFLVIQTAMATDTQENARRVPLIAAIPKMFFPFLVILPGLLAIGATTPHITTTERTVNGAIIRETNIPTEVERMGQGLVPAKADPITGKIVFDASGKPLLDYDLAIPSMLLHYFPTGILGLGLTALLASFMSGMAGNVTAFNTVWTYDLYQSYIHKGASDKHYLAMGRWATVGGILLSMATAYAATGFNNIMDTLQLVFSFVNAPLFATFLLGMFWKRATGNGAFIGLISGTFAAIMHHGLTLPIEAHPGLHGGWIAVLHHYPSDMAQNFWTAIWAFSTNFLVTIAVSLFGTPKPESELVGLVHSLTPKPELGHLTWWRRPETLAVVLLVMVVTLNLIFR, from the coding sequence ATGCTGCTGTACTTCGTCTTTGTGCTGGGCATCGGCTTTGCCCTCAAGCGCTTCATGAAGACCAGCAAGGACTTTTTTCAGGCGGGGCGCGCGCTTCCGGCCTGGATCTGCGGCCTGGCGTTTATCAGCGCCAACCTCGGCGCGCAGGAAGTCATCGGCATGGGCGCCTCCGGTGCCAAGTACGGCATCGCGACCAGCCATTTCTACTGGATTGGCGCGATTCCGGCGATGATCTTTGTCGGCATCTTCATGATGCCCTTCTATTACGGGTCAAAGGCTCGCTCGGTGCCGGAGTTTCTGCGGCTGCGTTTCGACGAAAAGACGCGGGCGCTGAATGCCTGCTCTTTTGCTGTGATGACAGTCTTCTCGTCCGGCATCTCGATGTACGCGATGGCTCGCCTCATCCAGACCCTGCATGTCTTCGACTACATCTTCCTCTCAGCCGGGCTGCCCCTGGGCTGGATCTTTCACTTTTCGATCCTTCTCTCGGCCATCATCGTGCTCGGCTATATCTTTCTTGGTGGCCTCACCAGCGCCATCTACAACGAGGTTCTGCAATTCTTCCTCATTATCGCCGGCTTCTTGCCGCTGGTACTGATCGGCTTGAAAAGCGTCGGCGGATGGGAAGGTCTTAAAGCGAAGATGCCCAACCCGCATTATCTTCACTCATGGCAGGGCATGGCGCACGCCAATACAAATCCGCTGGGCGTTGAATGGTTTGGCCTGGCAATGGGTCTTGGCTTCGTGCTGTCCTTCGGCTACTGGTGCACGGACTTTCTGGTAATCCAGACAGCCATGGCCACCGACACGCAGGAGAATGCGCGCCGCGTTCCATTGATTGCCGCCATCCCGAAGATGTTCTTCCCGTTCCTGGTGATCCTGCCCGGCCTGTTGGCCATCGGCGCGACCACTCCGCATATCACCACCACCGAGAGGACCGTAAACGGCGCGATCATCCGCGAAACCAACATTCCGACCGAGGTCGAGAGGATGGGCCAGGGCCTGGTGCCCGCGAAAGCTGATCCCATCACCGGCAAGATCGTGTTCGACGCCAGCGGCAAGCCGCTCCTGGATTACGATCTCGCCATCCCGTCCATGCTCCTGCACTACTTTCCGACTGGAATCCTCGGTCTCGGGCTGACCGCGCTGCTGGCCAGCTTCATGAGCGGCATGGCCGGCAATGTCACCGCCTTTAACACTGTCTGGACGTACGATCTCTACCAGTCCTACATCCACAAAGGAGCCAGCGACAAGCACTACCTGGCCATGGGTCGCTGGGCTACCGTCGGAGGCATTTTGCTCTCGATGGCGACGGCCTACGCCGCGACCGGCTTCAACAACATCATGGACACGCTGCAACTGGTCTTTTCCTTCGTGAACGCCCCACTGTTTGCGACCTTCCTGCTCGGCATGTTCTGGAAGCGCGCCACCGGCAATGGCGCCTTCATCGGCCTGATCTCTGGAACCTTCGCTGCCATCATGCATCACGGCCTGACACTGCCGATCGAGGCGCATCCGGGGCTGCACGGCGGATGGATCGCAGTGCTTCACCATTACCCGAGCGATATGGCCCAGAATTTCTGGACCGCCATCTGGGCTTTTTCGACGAATTTCCTCGTAACCATCGCGGTCAGCCTCTTTGGAACCCCAAAGCCCGAGTCGGAACTTGTCGGACTGGTGCATTCGTTGACGCCAAAGCCGGAGCTCGGGCATCTCACATGGTGGCGGCGGCCTGAGACGCTCGCAGTGGTGCTGCTTGTTATGGTCGTCACCCTGAATCTGATCTTCCGGTAG